In the genome of Misgurnus anguillicaudatus chromosome 11, ASM2758022v2, whole genome shotgun sequence, one region contains:
- the arid4b gene encoding AT-rich interactive domain-containing protein 4B isoform X2: MKTLEEPPYLTVGTDVSAKYRGAFCEAKIKTAKRLVKAKVTFKPDSSTAEVHDEHIKGVLKVGAVVEAKNQDGIYQEATINKLTDASLYTVVFDDGDEKTLRRSSLCLKGARHFAESETLDRLPLTNPEHFGTPVIGKKGNRGGRRSNPIQEEDQSSSSSEEEEGDQQQNEDLYGKVVCVDGVITSDKKKSSWYPALVISPDCHEDVTLKKDNVFVRSFKDGKFYTVFRKDIRELNEEKIPKADAALKPALDAACEFQRDGTVPNTWRTEVKDESSSSDEDGDEEEEEREEEGSSEEEEEVEPFPEERENFLQQLYKFMEDRGTPINKKPVLGYRNLNLFKLYRLVHQLGGFDNIENGSVWKQVYQDLGIPILNSAAGYNVKCAYRKYLYGFEDYCTSTGITFRMDLPYKTGEKTSEKSEVKTEETASTSNSVSISTSEELKAHKEPDISNTQHMLKEEKTDTTGLCEDKVDISSVNEDRADEEENDTSEEVHKHKVKESGLTTEGPVTEIVKEEPCEESDNKDLSGDVSSQDWEEGEEFECYPPGMKVQVRYGRGRTQKTYEATVKEADLEGGEVLYLVHYCGWNIRYDEWIRADKIVKPANKNVPKIKHRKKIKNKSERERDRIERLTDGDDLSPSKLRVSRFSKPNTGNDVFSKLEESDDNENQQTTITPIEITSILNGLPASESSTDDSEREEDGEADHEEDERAGRSSLRKGVLPEPPHTPQQHWKSGSPSESFKAPADVDGTQEMTARDSPEQAKRKSQYEVEVEGSGTKRKKTEALGERTSKIQAKGKTRSTRAGDWLLNSSPKKLEERGPGEDGGSQTCSSSEDEGDLLPEAQAREEPRGHTKTKSSPSKKYNGLKEKNKPGCSGFWDMADKRAKTSVGIEERVPSCRTKGQKDVWSSIQVQWPKKTLKDLFSDSDTEAANSPPPAVTGPEDSCAEPPLDDEIAEEHQENHEKIQEHPSSGTNSVLNTPPTTPESPGVGEGPAEVLAEIRAPSPSSVLAASPPTVSLPPGPLIEERVEGRSESDSSTVEVESLGGEIQEMPQEEGGAGSPSKAFDVNLCCNSNSNCSVTLSHSSLQENDQKAKASSSQKRHRDSQGGGASKKHKRSHKSLNLHAKKNRKTAHSSDSEDQSISEGTAKSPSSKSNSELKSAISPKCSGRTTPSGHRYHKQVDHEHSHHRDSRTKWTLQMLDLEKMSSPERITFLQEKLQDIRNHYLLLKSEVASIDRRRKRMKKKERENATAGSSSSSSPSSSSLTAAVMLTLADPTVSGASQNSGVSVECR, encoded by the exons GTCACCTTCAAACCCGACTCCTCTACCGCAGAGGTTCATGATGAACACATCAAAGGGGTTTTGAAG GTGGGTGCAGTTGTGGAAGCGAAAAATCAAGATGGGATCTACCAGGAGGCAACCATTAATAAACTCACAGATGCCAGTTTGTACACTGTCG TATTTGATGATGGGGATGAGAAGACCCTCAGGCGTTCATCTCTTTGCCTGAAAGGAGCGCGCCACTTTGCTGAGAGCGAG ACACTGGACCGGCTTCCTCTTACTAACCCTGAACATTTCGGCACGCCTGTCATCGGAAAGAAAGGAAACCGTGGGGGCAGACGGTCAAATCCCAT TCAAGAGGAAGATCAGTCTTCATCATCCAGTGAGGAAGAGGAGGGTGACCAGCAACAGAATGAAGACCTTTATGGCAAAGTGGTGTGTGTGGATGGAGTGATAACTAGTGACAAGAAGAAAAGCTCATGGTATCCTGCACTG gtCATCTCTCCCGACTGTCATGAAGATGTGACGTTGAAAAAAGACAACGTTTTCGTTCGCTCCTTTAAAGATGGAAAATT TTACACAGTTTTCCGGAAGGACATTCGGGAATTGAATGAAGAGAAGATTCCTAAAGCAGACGCAGCACTTAAACCag CGTTAGACGCAGCCTGTGAGTTTCAGCGCGATGGGACCGTTCCCAACACATGGAGGACAGAAGTGAAGGATGAAAGCTCCAGCAGTGATGAAGATGGTGATGAAGAAGAGGAAGAGCGAGAGGAAGAGGGCAGCAGTGAGGAGGAGGAG GAGGTGGAGCCGTTCCCTGAGGAGAGGGAGAACTTCCTACAACAACTTTATAAGTTTATGGAGGACAGAG GAACTCCTATCAATAAAAAGCCTGTGTTGGGCTACAGGAATCTGAACCTTTTTAAACTCTACAGGCTCGTGCATCAGCTCGGTGGATTTGACAAT ATTGAGAACGGATCTGTCTGGAAGCAGGTGTATCAGGATCTGGGCATCCCCATACTGAACTCCGCTGCCGGTTACAACGTCAAATGTGCCTACAGAAA GTATCTCTATGGCTTCGAGGATTACTGCACCTCTACTGGAATCACTTTTCGTATGGATCTGCCGTATAAGACAGGTGAGAAAACGAGCGAGAAGAGTGAGGTGAAGACAGAAGAGACGGCCAGCACCAGTAACAGTGTTTCAATAAGCACATCCGAAGAACTGAAAGCCCACAAAGAACCAGATATCTCCAACACCCAACATATGCTCAAG GAGGAGAAGACAGACACCACAGGACTATGTGAAGATAAAGTGGACATCAGCAGTGTGAATGAAGACCGTGCTGATGAAGAGGAGAATGATACGAGCGAAGAGGTCCACAAACACAAGGTCAAAGAGAGCGGTCTGACAACAGAGGGTCCGGTCACAGAGATCGTAAAGGAGGAACCCTGCGAAGAATCTGATAACAAAGATCTGTCAGG GGATGTCAGCAGTCAGGATTGGGAGGAGGGGGAAGAATTTGAATGTTACCCTCCTGGGATGAAGGTGCAGGTGAGATATGGGCGAGGCCGAACTCAGAAGACGTACGAAGCCACTGTGAAAGAGGCAGACCTGGAGGGGGGAGAGGTTCTCTACTTGGTGCACTACTGTGGCTGGAACATCAG GTACGATGAGTGGATCAGAGCCGATAAGATTGTCAAACCAGCTAATAAGAACGTCCCAAAAATAAAGCATCgcaaaaaaataaag AACAAATCCGAGCGAGAAAGAGACCGAATAGAGAGACTGACAGACGGAGACGATCTGTCTCCATCCAAACTTCGTGTCAGTAGATTCTCCAAACCAAACACTGGCAATGATGTTTTCTCCAAGCTAGAGGAGTCTGATGATAATGAAAACCAGCAGACAACCATCACACCCATCGAGATCACATCCATCCTCAATGGACTCCCAG CATCAGAGAGCTCCACAGATGACAGTGAACGAGAAGAGGACGGTGAGGCTGATCATGAAGAAGACGAACGTGCCGGACGATCAAGCCTTCGGAAAGGAGTTCTTCCGGAGCCTCCGCACACACCACAACAGCACTGGAAGAGCGGGAGTCCCTCAGAAAGCTTTAAAGCACCAGCAGATGTGGACGGTACCCAGGAGATGACTGCTCGAGACAGCCCTGAACAAGCTAAGAGGAAGAGCCAGTACGAGGTCGAGGTGGAAGGTTCTGGAACCAAAAGGAAAAAGACAGAAGCTCTAGGAGAGCGCACCTCGAAGATCCAAGCAAAAGGCAAAACGAGAAGCACCAGGGCTGGAGACTGGCTACTCAACAGTTCACCTAAAAAGCTGGAAGAAAGAGGACCCGGAGAAGACGGAGGTTCTCAGACGTGTAGCAGTTCGGAAGATGAAGGAGATCTTTTACCGGAAGCTCAGGCCAGAGAAGAGCCAAGAGGACATACCAAAACCAAGAGTTCACCATCTAAGAAGTACAACGGGCTCAAGGAGAAGAATAAACCTGGATGTTCAGGATTTTGGGACATGGCTGACAAAAGAGCCAAAACGTCAGTGGGAATCGAGGAGAGGGTGCCCAGTTGTCGAACCAAAGGCCAGAAGGACGTTTGGTCCAGTATCCAGGTTCAGTGGCCGAAGAAGACTTTAAAGGATTTATTTTCAGACTCTGACACAGAGGCGGCCAACTCGCCGCCTCCTGCGGTGACGGGACCGGAAGACTCGTGTGCCGAGCCTCCGCTGGATGACGAGATAGCAGAGGAACACCAGGAGAACCATGAGAAGATTCAGGAACATCCCAGTAGCGGTACCAACTCTGTCCTCAACACGCCACCCACTACACCAGAGTCTCCAGGTGTGGGCGAGGGACCCGCTGAGGTTCTGGCTGAGATCCGTGCACCCTCGCCCAGCTCTGTGTTAGCCGCAAGCCCTCCGACCGTTTCCCTACCGCCAGGACCTTTGATTGAAGAGAGGGTAGAAGGACGCAGCGAGTCTGACAGCAGCACGGTGGAGGTTGAGAGTTTAGGTGGAGAAATTCAGGAGATGCCTCAAGAGGAGGGTGGGGCAGGTTCCCCATCCAAAGCCTTTGATGTAAATCTGTGCTGCAACAGTAACAGTAACTGTAGCGTGACTCTGAGCCACAGCAGTTTACAGGAGAACGATCAGAAAGCCAAAG CGTCATCCAGTCAGAAGCGACACAGGGATTCTCAAGGGGGCGGAGCTTCAAAGAAACACAAACGGAGCCATAAGAGCCTAAACCTGCATGCCAAGAAGAACCGCaaaa CAGCTCACAGCAGTGACAGTGAGGATCAGTCTATCAGCGAGGGCACTGCCAAATCTCCCTCATCTAAGAGCAACAGTGAGCTGAAGTCAGCCATCTCACCCAAGTGCTCCGGCCGAACGACGCCATCAGGCCACAGATACCATAAGCAGGTGGATCATGAGCATTCCCACCACAGAGATAGTAGGACAAAGTGGACTCTCCAGATGT TGGACCTGGAAAAGATGAGCAGTCCAGAGCGGATAACATTCCTTCAGGAAAAACTGCAGGACATCAGGAATCATTACCTCCTGCTCAAATCCGAGGTGGCGTCCATTGACAGGAGACGAAAGCGCATgaagaaaaaagagagagaga ATGCTACGGCCGGTTCGTCGTCCTCCTCTTCGCCGTCCTCCAGCTCGCTCACAGCAGCCGTCATGCTGACGTTGGCCGACCCGACAGTTTCGGGCGCTTCTCAAAACTCTGGGGTATCCGTGGAGTGCAGGTGA